taaccaccgtgccacaagAAGCATAGTTTTGAATTcagtattactgtttatgaagctcaagatcgaatttgctttgccaactactctcttaatatgtcttgtagatgtacaaaatccctcttcacctctttctctctcctcccaaagaggtcagtagggtttttaatgacaatccagcagttttcatggtcacttttcccAGTGcctgccccacaaatgaccagattcattcagctcaatttcacaacctgcctttgtgtttttgtgggttctctctcactccctattttctgttttaaatcagtttcacaggctgTTCGAAGGGGAGACTTCAAAGTCCGGAAACCCAAAcctaacatcacatcaggatctgacagagtcgtcaattgatcatatcctgaatatcatcgtactttgaacatggaaggaaaaagcatcgttcacagtggggagaaaccgtacacgtgtagtgtgtgtggacgaggattcgctctatcatcaggcctcacaaaccACAAATGCAGtcgcactgaggagaaaccgtggaaatgtgcggactgtgggaaaggattcacttccccatccaagtTGGAAACACATCGAcgtagtcacactggagagagaccattcacctgcaccacgtgtgggaaaagattcactcagttatccactctgtccacacaccagcgagttcacactggggagagatcattcacctgctcagagtgtgggaagggattttcttTTTCaacccacctgctgagtcaccagcgaattcacactgatgagagaccgtttcaatgtccagactgcgggaagtgctataaacgtTCTGGTGAACTGattcgccatcaacgtgttcacactgatgagagaccatttcggtgctctcactgcgggactaggttcagacaatcatctgacctcactgtacattggcgaagtcacactggggagaagccattcagctgTTCCAAGTGTGAGAAACGATTCACGCGATCATCtgacctgcagaggcaccagcgaattcacactggggagagaccattcgcctgctccaagtgtgggaaacgATTCACCcagtcatccgacctgctgagtcaccagcgagttcacactgatgagagaccgtttcaatgtccagactgcgggaagtgctataaaagttcgagGGAACTGAtggtccatcaacgtgttcacactgatgagagaccgtttggtgctctcactgtgggactgggttcagacgatcatctcacctcactgtacatcagcgagttcacactggggagaggccattcgcctgctcctggtgtgggaagagatttactgagtcatccgccctgcagaagcaccagcgagttcacactggggagagtccgttcacctgctccaagtgtgggaaaggattcaccacttcatcccacttCCTGAGACACCAAGGCCATGAAAAACTGTAGTGATTGGATTTGGCTGTTACTCacgttcaggactgaaccatgttcatttgggtctctttctgctgataacaaactccagcccatttgcagcggctaatattctggctcaaagtcaaataaattagatttgtgttaaatacacaatgtgttgaaactttttaatatctctgacacaagttagttccttttgaagtactctcgctctcccctgtctcttccatcctcacctccaacaagaagtgtgaggagcttgtggagcttctttgtgactgagattcagtaaatccgatcagctgcctctgctgcttccctccctcccacgagcccaccggaccaaactgtctctaaatttcatcctttcctgacccttgaacccacatctttctctagtttctctcccatcttccCTCATGCTCTCTCAGagttcatcttgtccatgagacccagctcctgctccatctaccctattcccactgagctactgatcagccaactaccctgtgtccatggatattgtaaACATTTCtcactcttcaggtactgtccctctatctttcaaatctgccatcatctccccctcctcaataaaacaaacccttgaccttgccatccttacaaattactgccccatcttcaacctccctctcctctccaaactctttgaacatgttgtcacctcccaaatccttgcccacctttcccagaattcccatgtttgaacccttcaatcaggtctctgccctgtcacagtgaaatacaagagacaaacagaatctcacTTGGAGAGAAAGaccgacaatccgggagcttggatccaacatggatatgttcataagaccagaagacaagggtagcagcacagtcattatcgagagacaacaatacctgctcgagacagacaactaaacaacacaaatcacaacaccaagctacctagatCCAGGAAGGAGCATTGGAGACTgactggaagaactcaaagactccagacacattatCCAAAAACAACAAGGCACAACAGATAGAACCAAGGAAGTTCTGCCTGCTCCCTAAAATACCAAAACACATAGACTGTACCAGGAAATACCGCCAGACAGACCCATCAGATCAGACTGAGAGCGAAAGTctgccagaatcatagaatttacaggcccatcaagcctgcaccgcccttggaaagagcaccctatttaagtccatgcctccaccctatccctgtaacctagtaactccacctaaccttttttggacattaagggacaatttagcatagcctatccaccaaacctgtacatctttggatggtgggaggaaactggaacacaacggagggaacccacgcagacacaagaagaatgtgcaaactccacattgaattGAATGCAGGTGCCAAATTCAAAATGCTGCCAAAAGTCGATCTGGTCCTCCAACCCTTCTCATTGGTCAACACCTCTCAGGCAGGAAATTAGGTTGTGGAAACCTCGCACACatggccaatgggaagaactccaaatgatgcagagtctcagccaatgagggagatccgggatcagccccctcccctcattcactccgattggttggaggaccagatgTTCCCGCTcgatcctccagtcccgccccctcttcctattggcccGGAGATGCCGCCAATCACTCCCCGGCATTGTGAtccggagcatgcgcagtgcgactgCTGGACGTGGATTTCAGCGCTTgtttgtcccggagaagcggagtcagcgtcaggcggtgggtgggaggatttggaaacactttgtggatccgcaaacccttcacaatcattgtcagctccctggtttgcagctgcggggtttctccctccctcccgggaacaggcccaggttaacgggcaccatccagcttcagacactggaggatggttcacatcagaggatgggggaggggggacaataaataagagcttacactttgcacttaaatcaatgaggactctgatctctggcaaggaaggaaaccctggcaggtgggcggggaggattcacaaacacccgctggagaccACAAACCCCAATCAGAACCCGCAGATCCTGGGTTTCTAGCTCTGGGGGATTGTTGGCTTCAGGTGCGGCCGTCTTGGAACataagagtgggcggggcttcagggtcccagtggcCTGGAGGAAAAATTATtgattaattgattttattctcactttgcacaAAGGTgtttgagaactgaacccagccagagggAGGGAGTGGGCAAACTGAAAGGAAAGGAATTGTGACGGTGGTGTGCAGGGCTGAGCTGgccaactctcatggtgaaaattaagtTACAGCCTTACAGCTAGTGACAGAGCTGGGACCAGGCCGCCTGGGGTAAGTGTCTGCCAGAGCTGTTGAAACACAGAAACAGTAAGGAACATGGTTCAGTGCATTGAGAAAGGTCCAATTTATATGACAGAAaaacatccaggcagcatgcagcCTGGGACAGTGGACACAAATACATTCCAGTAAAATATGGGACTGTTagtcacccttggatttgcaccagcACAGGGAGGTGAGAGAGTGCATGGGATGAGGATTTACTGCTTTGCAGGTACAGATGAGGAAAATATCCTTCATGGAAAATAGAACTGTACGTTCAGAATTTCTCTTCTGTAaagttttgtaaactccttttccagggcattagACTCCAACTGCATGGTCTGACAGTCACTGAGTCGCCACAGCCTGAATATCATCAATCATTAAacttggaaggagaaatgtttgtgttCTGTCTGTGCGACACCatttaaaacatcagtgtgactggaaaagcatcaaGACTCACACTGGAGTGGGAGGTTCCAGTACACTCAAtgtacaaagagctttaaccagttaaacAGCCTGTTAAAATCATCACACGATTCGCAGTAGGGAAAAAAGTGTactcgtgttctgtgtgtggacaaagcttcaactgattgtccaaactgGAAAGATGCAGGGAAACTagaaccatggagaaaccgtggaaatgtgaggactgtggtaaaggattcaattcttcggcttccggttgcggcgatgaccagctaagccgcacgtttcggcggctccagctcgaacggaccttcgggctcttttaagagccccaacggggaattttttcgggacgaaacccggtgtggggtgagacaacaaggagtctcccccccccccccccccccacaacgaaaaagaaaaatatcggcggcggcggccagatcgcgaagaatcctcgaggacaggggcaaaaggaataaggagcaagatggcggtggagagagcccaggcgacatgggggccggaccaagacaaatttttgagacggtgtgtggagctgcttaagaaggaggtgctggccccgatgctacaagcaattgaggggcttaaggagacgcaaaagacccaggagatggagctccgcgtggtggagcagaaggtgacggacaacgaagacgagatcctgggcctggcggtcaaaatgcagacgcacgaggcgctccacaaaaagtgcattgaaaggattgaagtcctagaaaacagatcacggagaaagaaccatcggatcctgggtctccccgagggagtggaaggagcggacggcggggcttacgtgagcacgatgctacgctcgctaatgggagccaagggccccttggaagtggaaggggcccatcgggtccctgcgaggagaccaaaggcgggagaaccacctagggcgacgatcgtgcgatttcatcgcttcaatgacagagaggtggtt
This portion of the Scyliorhinus torazame isolate Kashiwa2021f chromosome 5, sScyTor2.1, whole genome shotgun sequence genome encodes:
- the LOC140421756 gene encoding uncharacterized protein, whose product is MEGKSIVHSGEKPYTCSVCGRGFALSSGLTNHKCSRTEEKPWKCADCGKGFTSPSKLETHRRSHTGERPFTCTTCGKRFTQLSTLSTHQRVHTGERSFTCSECGKGFSFSTHLLSHQRIHTDERPFQCPDCGKCYKRSGELIRHQRVHTDERPFRCSHCGTRFRQSSDLTVHWRSHTGEKPFSCSKCEKRFTRSSDLQRHQRIHTGERPFACSKCGKRFTQSSDLLSHQRVHTDERPFQCPDCGKCYKSSRELMVHQRVHTDERPFGALTVGLGSDDHLTSLYISEFTLGRGHSPAPGVGRDLLSHPPCRSTSEFTLGRVRSPAPSVGKDSPLHPTS